The following nucleotide sequence is from Desulfobulbaceae bacterium.
CCAAGACCAGGGCTCGCTACATTGAGGCGTTGGAGCGGATTACCGGGGCAAGTCTCTAGTCAGTGGAGTTGGAGACTCGGATACTATATCTGTCCGAGTCTCTCGATTTAAGAGGTGGTTATAGCCCTTCGTTCTGAAGCTGTTGGATCAGTTCTTTCTGGACAGGGGTGAGTTTTGAGGGGATTTCGACCAGGAAGCGGATCAGGAGATCGCCGCGAGGTCCATGAGGACCGGAGGGCAGGCCGTGACCCTTGAGGCGGAGTTTTGCCTGGGGTTGAATGCCATGGGGAACTTTGACCTTCAAGGTCTTACCTTCCGGGGTGGGTACAGCAATATTGTCTCCCAGGATGGCCGATGAGAAGGGGATGAGCTTTTCCAGGATCAAGTCATTGCCATCCCGGCTGAAGTTGGGATCTGGTTGGATGTTGATGATCAGAAAGAGATCGCCCGATGGTCCGCCTTGGGGAGAGGCCCCGCCTTTGCCTGTAACGCGGAGCTTTTTGCCGGACTCAATACCGGCGGGAATTTTTACTGAGACTTTATCGGCATTGACGCCTCGGCCCAGGGCAATGGTTTTTTCTGAGCCAGTTAAGACTTCGGCTAGGGTGATGGCCAATTCCATCGTCATATCCTGGCCCTTGATCGGTTGAGCCTGTCGGGAGCCGAATCCTTGATGGGACTGGAAAGGATTGCTACCGCCCATGCCGCCCTGGCTGAAAAAGCTTTCAAATTGAGGGCCGCCTCTGGTACGTCCGCCACCAAGGTTGATGCCAAATTCTCTGAAGATTGAGTTTAAGTCTGCTCCGCGAAAGATGTCTTCCTGGGAGTAGCGTTTCTGAAAGGTGTCGGAGCCGAACGTATCGTATTGCTGCCGTTTTTCCGGATCAGAGAGAACGGCGTATGCTTCGTTGATCTGTTTGAATTTCTCCTCGGACTTCAGGTCGCCTTTGGTTCGGTCGGGATGGTATTTGAGGGCAAGCTTGCGGTATGCCTTTTTGAGGTCGTCCTTGGTGGCGGACTTGTCAACGCCCAGTATTTTGTAGTAATCCATGATGTAAATTCAGAAGTATTGGTAGAATGGTTATGTCGGGAGGTAAGTCCTGTGCTAAAGTGATGATAGGGCTGCAGCAAGGACGATTGAATAGTGACGCTACGTAAGTGATCACGGGGGTGAAAACTATAGAAACTGTGCTCTGCCTCAGAACTGTAAGCGATTGCAGGGTACCCCAGATGCGCGAAATGGGGCTGCGAGCTATACTTTGGTA
It contains:
- a CDS encoding J domain-containing protein, with translation MYIMDYYKILGVDKSATKDDLKKAYRKLALKYHPDRTKGDLKSEEKFKQINEAYAVLSDPEKRQQYDTFGSDTFQKRYSQEDIFRGADLNSIFREFGINLGGGRTRGGPQFESFFSQGGMGGSNPFQSHQGFGSRQAQPIKGQDMTMELAITLAEVLTGSEKTIALGRGVNADKVSVKIPAGIESGKKLRVTGKGGASPQGGPSGDLFLIINIQPDPNFSRDGNDLILEKLIPFSSAILGDNIAVPTPEGKTLKVKVPHGIQPQAKLRLKGHGLPSGPHGPRGDLLIRFLVEIPSKLTPVQKELIQQLQNEGL